In the Halobacteriovoraceae bacterium genome, TCATTATAAAAATCAGATTGAAATGTACTCAAAATAAGAACTGATTGAATCCGTTTGTCTTGCTCCCATTCGTGCAAAATTTCTTGCAGATCTTCTTTGCGATCAGATTTTTTAGTTATCATAGTAATCCTCAATTTGTCCCATTTCGACAATTTTTAAGAGAATATTAAATCTACTATATTAACCAAACGTTTCGGTCTAGTAGTCTTGGGATAATTTGAAAGAATTTTTTATATTAATATGTGAATATTACTTAATAGGTAATAAATTCCGGTACAAAAATTGACCTACTTTTTAGATAGTATTTTCCCGATGAATCTGTAAGGAGTTTTATTGGTGATACTTGACGAAAAAACAAATGATACAAGATTTATTCCACTATTATTCGTAGGAGTGATGTCACTTGTGCTTGGACCATTTGTTCTTCATTTTATGGGAGTGGATTTTTCTACAAATCTTGTATCATCCACTGCGTTAGAATCGGGCCATTTTTTTTTAAATAAGTCATTTCTAAGTTTTGAAGAAAACGCATATTATTTTTTAAGAGGTGCGTTTATTCACTCCTTGTTTGAATGGTCGGCCTTTTCACTGAGTCTTATGATTGCTTTCATGTCTTTTGTCCATTACAAGGCCAATGGAAATCCTGTTGTTCCGATTATGGGGACGGTATTTCTTATTTCTGGTTGTTTAGATGCCTACCATTTACTTGTATCTACAAAATTATTAGCTATACCAAACATTACTGAAGAAACGCTTTCATTGTCTTGGTCGACCTGTCGGATTTATAATTCAATTATTCTTTTGACGTGCGCACTTTATCTCTACAACTATAGAAGTTTATCAAATGTAACATATAATGGAATAAAACTAAGAACATTATTTTTTATAGGAATTTGTTTATTTATTGCGATAGGTGGGGGAGTAATACTTTCTAATATATCAAATCCTACAAATATTTTAAAAATCTTATCTATTAACAGTAGAATCACTGGCCCATTGGAGTTGTTTCCAATTGTATTACTTATTATTGCAATTCCTATTTATTATAAAATCTATAAGGAAGAGCAAACTCATTTTACATTTTCAATACTGCTGTCCATTTTGCCATCAATGTTTACACATATCTATATGGGACTTGGATCACATGAAAGATATGATGCTTTTTTTAATATGAGTCAATTCACTGAAATTATTATTTACCTCGTCCCATTTTTAGGAACTGTTTTTGATTATTTGATGACGCATGAAAAAATGAAACTTAGTGAAGCTAAGTTTAGAAATCTTTTTATGGGCTCTAGTGACAGTGTTTTTCTAATTAATAGTTTGGGAATATTTGATTGTAATAAAGCGGCATTAGATTTATTTGGCCATAAAAGAAGAAAAACAATAGTTGGTAGACATCTTTATGAAATGTCTCCAAATATTCAGCCTTCGGGTGAGTCTTCTACAATTGAAGGAAGAAAAAAATACGCAGAGGTATTTGCAAATAATTGTTCAAATTTTGAATGGATGTTTAGAAAGCAAGATGGAACTTATTTTGAATCAGATGTCATAATGAATAGAATAAAGGTGGGAGAAGTTTCGTTTATTCAAGTCGTGGTTAGAGATATTTCAAAAAGAAAAGTTGAAGAAAGAAGATTGCAAAACGATTTGGTTAATGCAACACAAACATCTAAACTTGTTGCTCTCGGTGAGATGAGTGATGGGATATCTCATGAGTTGAATAATCCCTTAGCAATTATTGGAGCATGTGCAAGTAAGATTAATAGAATGTTAAAATATGATAATTTAGACCAACAGCGATTGAGTGAATTGGTATCAAAGATTTCAAATACTACATTCAGGGCCGCTGAAGTTGTCAGAAATTTTCAAAAATTTTCATATGAATCCAAAGAAAGTGATTTTTCGAACTACACAGTTGATGAAATTATTAAACAAACTAAACAACTGTGTCAGAAAAAGTTACAGAATGAAGACATAGAGTTAAAAGTTTCTTCTCCATTAAACTTAAAAGCCAATTGTCAAATATCTCAAGTTTGTCAAATTCTTTTAAACTTGATTAGTAATGCAAAAGATATTTGTCATGAAAAAGATGAAAAATGGATTAGAATTGTTGTAGAGGAAAAAGATAAAATGATTGCGATGAGGGTTATTGATCCTGGATTTGGAATCAAAGAAGATATATTAAACAAAATTTACAATCCTTTTTTTACCACTAAAGAAGTTGGTAGAGGAACAGGTTTGGGCGTTTCAATTTCAAAGAATCTCGCTTTTTCACAAAAAGGTGAGCTCTACTATGAACTATTTGAAGGGCATACTTCATTTGTCTTAGAAATTCCTAAGGTGACTTCTTTATCATTAGTTGACGAACTTTCAAAGGCCGCTTAAAATCACTTTCAATTTAATATTGGAAAAAGTGATGATAAAAGTATTATTTGTCTGTTTGGGAAATATCTGTCGTTCTCCTGCAGCAGAGGCAGTATTTTCAAAAATTGTATCTGATAAAAATTCTGATGATAAATTTAGTGTTGATTCAGCAGGAACTTCAGGATTACATACTGGAGAAAAAGCTGACGCACGAATGAGAGAAATAGCAAAAAAGCGTGGCATTAATATTACAAGTATTTCTAGGAAATTATCAGAGAATGAT is a window encoding:
- a CDS encoding PAS domain-containing protein, with product MVILDEKTNDTRFIPLLFVGVMSLVLGPFVLHFMGVDFSTNLVSSTALESGHFFLNKSFLSFEENAYYFLRGAFIHSLFEWSAFSLSLMIAFMSFVHYKANGNPVVPIMGTVFLISGCLDAYHLLVSTKLLAIPNITEETLSLSWSTCRIYNSIILLTCALYLYNYRSLSNVTYNGIKLRTLFFIGICLFIAIGGGVILSNISNPTNILKILSINSRITGPLELFPIVLLIIAIPIYYKIYKEEQTHFTFSILLSILPSMFTHIYMGLGSHERYDAFFNMSQFTEIIIYLVPFLGTVFDYLMTHEKMKLSEAKFRNLFMGSSDSVFLINSLGIFDCNKAALDLFGHKRRKTIVGRHLYEMSPNIQPSGESSTIEGRKKYAEVFANNCSNFEWMFRKQDGTYFESDVIMNRIKVGEVSFIQVVVRDISKRKVEERRLQNDLVNATQTSKLVALGEMSDGISHELNNPLAIIGACASKINRMLKYDNLDQQRLSELVSKISNTTFRAAEVVRNFQKFSYESKESDFSNYTVDEIIKQTKQLCQKKLQNEDIELKVSSPLNLKANCQISQVCQILLNLISNAKDICHEKDEKWIRIVVEEKDKMIAMRVIDPGFGIKEDILNKIYNPFFTTKEVGRGTGLGVSISKNLAFSQKGELYYELFEGHTSFVLEIPKVTSLSLVDELSKAA